A region from the Acidiferrobacter sp. SPIII_3 genome encodes:
- a CDS encoding sigma-54 dependent transcriptional regulator produces the protein MLKSKVLVVDDEIRVLEAVERILSERFIVRLAQTPAEAEGICEGEVVHVILCDQRMPELTGVAFLRRVRERWPEIVRIILSGYTDPADIIEGINEAGIYQYVMKPWHPDHLLLTVENAARLYALQREGEIVTSEMNMAMPAIEHRLKARRARLKSAFRLDSILRAPGSPLEAACELTARVADYDVPVVITGESGSGKELFARALHYGSARADKPFVVLNCGALPDTLLESELFGYRRGAFTGAVSDYVGLFEQADGGTIFLDEIGEISPAFQVKLLRVVQDGEVRPLGSPRRTQVDVRLIAATNCELEQAVRDGRFREDLYYRLAVIRLRLPPLRERICDLERLCQAALEQATRLYGKVVTRLHPEVVSCFQAYTWPGNVRELTNEIQRMVVLAEGEVLGPELVSPHIRDVVTGAAPPGGSRGVLKAHIACVEAGVLRDALARHDGNKSRVAAELGLSRVGLRAKLARYGLAGEKDKM, from the coding sequence ATGCTAAAGAGCAAGGTGCTGGTCGTGGACGACGAGATCCGAGTCCTTGAGGCCGTGGAGCGGATCTTAAGCGAGCGTTTTATCGTGCGCCTGGCCCAGACGCCGGCCGAGGCCGAGGGGATATGCGAGGGCGAGGTTGTGCACGTGATTCTGTGTGACCAACGCATGCCGGAACTGACCGGAGTCGCCTTCTTGCGCAGGGTGCGTGAACGATGGCCTGAGATCGTGCGCATCATCCTGTCGGGTTACACAGACCCGGCCGATATCATAGAAGGCATCAATGAGGCCGGCATCTACCAGTACGTCATGAAGCCCTGGCATCCCGACCATCTATTGCTTACGGTCGAAAACGCCGCGCGACTGTATGCCTTGCAGCGCGAGGGGGAGATTGTCACCTCGGAGATGAATATGGCGATGCCCGCCATCGAGCATCGCCTGAAGGCGCGTCGGGCGCGCCTCAAAAGCGCGTTTCGACTGGATAGTATTCTGCGTGCCCCCGGCAGCCCCCTGGAGGCGGCCTGTGAGTTGACGGCACGCGTCGCGGACTACGATGTCCCGGTTGTCATAACCGGCGAATCAGGCAGCGGCAAGGAGCTCTTCGCGCGCGCCCTCCATTACGGAAGCGCGCGGGCCGATAAGCCGTTCGTAGTCCTAAACTGCGGGGCGTTACCCGACACGCTCCTGGAGAGCGAACTTTTCGGCTATCGGCGCGGGGCCTTCACCGGCGCGGTAAGCGATTATGTCGGGCTTTTCGAACAGGCCGACGGGGGCACGATCTTTTTGGATGAGATCGGTGAGATCTCGCCGGCCTTTCAGGTCAAGCTTTTGCGCGTGGTGCAGGATGGCGAGGTACGGCCGCTCGGGAGCCCGCGGCGTACGCAAGTGGATGTGCGCCTGATTGCCGCCACCAACTGTGAGCTGGAGCAGGCGGTCCGTGATGGGCGGTTTCGCGAGGACTTGTATTACCGTCTGGCCGTGATCCGCCTGCGGCTGCCACCCTTGCGCGAGCGAATCTGCGACCTCGAACGGCTGTGTCAGGCGGCGTTGGAGCAGGCGACCCGCCTTTACGGCAAGGTTGTGACCCGGCTGCATCCGGAGGTAGTCAGCTGCTTCCAGGCATACACGTGGCCGGGCAATGTCCGCGAGCTTACAAACGAGATCCAGCGCATGGTGGTGCTGGCTGAGGGCGAAGTACTGGGTCCGGAATTGGTGTCGCCGCACATTCGTGACGTGGTGACAGGCGCGGCACCTCCGGGTGGTTCGAGGGGGGTTTTGAAGGCCCACATTGCCTGTGTGGAGGCGGGTGTTTTGCGGGACGCATTGGCCCGCCATGATGGGAACAAGAGCCGCGTGGCCGCCGAATTGGGACTGTCACGCGTGGGCCTGCGTGCCAAGCTTGCCCGTTACGGCTTGGCCGGTGAAAAGGATAAGATGTGA
- the hypE gene encoding hydrogenase expression/formation protein HypE, with protein sequence MRPRGHFDWHAGRIDLTHGSGGRATTELVTELFVAAFAPGARPELNDGTCLPVLPGRLVMATDSHVISPLFFPGGDIGSLAVHGTINDLAMMGATPRFLSVAFILEEGLLLADLRRIVESMAHAARCAGVSIVTGDTKVVERGKGDGVFVTTAGIGFLADGVDISGNRARAGDRVLVSGSLGDHGAAILASREGLQFETTLVSDSAPLNGLVADMIKAVPDIHCLRDATRGGLAAVLNELAHQSGVGIRVDERVIPVKAQVKAACELLGLDPLYLANEGKLVAVCRAEAAEPLLDAMRSHPLGADSRIIGEVFTDDQCFVEMDTVLGGRRVVDWLAGDPLPRIC encoded by the coding sequence ATGAGGCCTCGGGGACATTTCGACTGGCATGCCGGTCGCATCGATCTCACCCATGGAAGTGGCGGGCGGGCCACAACCGAGCTTGTGACGGAATTGTTCGTTGCGGCCTTCGCTCCCGGTGCCCGTCCCGAGTTGAATGACGGTACATGCCTCCCGGTCCTTCCAGGCCGGCTGGTCATGGCCACGGACAGCCATGTAATCTCGCCGCTTTTTTTCCCGGGTGGGGATATCGGCTCACTGGCCGTGCATGGCACGATCAACGATCTTGCCATGATGGGTGCGACGCCCCGGTTTCTATCGGTGGCCTTTATCCTTGAGGAAGGGCTTTTATTGGCCGACCTGCGGCGCATCGTCGAGTCGATGGCGCACGCGGCGCGGTGCGCCGGTGTATCGATCGTCACCGGTGACACGAAGGTGGTCGAGCGCGGCAAGGGTGACGGCGTGTTCGTGACGACCGCGGGTATCGGATTTCTCGCCGATGGCGTCGATATCTCCGGGAATCGGGCACGCGCGGGCGATCGCGTGCTCGTGAGCGGATCGCTCGGTGATCATGGGGCAGCGATCCTGGCCTCACGCGAGGGTCTGCAGTTCGAGACCACTCTCGTATCCGATAGCGCGCCGTTGAACGGCTTGGTCGCGGATATGATCAAGGCGGTCCCTGACATCCACTGCCTGCGCGATGCTACACGCGGGGGACTTGCCGCGGTCTTGAACGAGCTTGCCCATCAATCCGGCGTCGGTATACGCGTGGACGAGAGAGTGATTCCGGTGAAGGCGCAGGTGAAGGCGGCCTGTGAGCTCCTGGGTCTGGACCCTCTGTATCTCGCCAATGAGGGCAAGCTGGTCGCGGTGTGTCGGGCAGAGGCGGCGGAGCCGCTGCTCGACGCCATGCGCAGCCACCCTTTGGGCGCGGATAGTCGCATCATTGGGGAGGTTTTCACAGACGATCAGTGTTTCGTGGAGATGGATACGGTCTTGGGTGGCCGGCGGGTCGTCGATTGGCTTGCCGGCGACCCTTTGCCACGCATCTGCTGA
- the hypD gene encoding hydrogenase formation protein HypD, whose translation MRFVDEFRDHGLARGLARAIASAVRPDRTYRFMEFCGGHTHAVARHGIADLMPEGVRFLHGPGCPVCVLPSGRVDAAIALAQRPGVTLVAYGDVLRVPGARRDSLLKARARGADIRMAYSCDEALRIAQHEPHREVVFFAIGFETTTPPTAVIIQAAERLDLANLSVFCNHVLTPPAMARVLEACPAPLIDGFIGPSHVSAVIGSRPYEIFAGERGRPVVIAGFEPLDVMQSVLMLIRQINEGRTEVENQYTRAVSRGGNLRAQALVAEVFERRESFPWRGLGDIPESALRIRPRYARFDAERRFDIPMRHGVDHKGCACGEILAGRKEPADCKLFAGACTPDHPLGACMVSSEGSCAAAYTYGRHRPRTRTARAPAVREVG comes from the coding sequence GTGCGCTTCGTAGACGAGTTTCGCGATCACGGGCTCGCGCGAGGCCTTGCGCGAGCCATTGCCAGCGCCGTGCGCCCGGACCGGACGTATCGCTTCATGGAATTCTGCGGGGGGCATACGCATGCCGTCGCCCGCCATGGGATCGCCGATCTCATGCCCGAGGGGGTACGGTTCCTGCATGGGCCTGGATGCCCCGTATGTGTATTGCCGAGCGGGCGGGTGGATGCCGCGATCGCTCTCGCCCAACGCCCTGGTGTCACGCTCGTCGCTTATGGCGACGTCTTACGCGTCCCTGGCGCAAGACGAGACAGCCTGCTCAAGGCCCGGGCGCGGGGCGCCGACATTCGGATGGCCTATTCCTGTGACGAGGCGTTACGCATCGCCCAGCATGAGCCGCACCGCGAGGTGGTATTTTTCGCGATCGGCTTTGAGACCACGACCCCGCCTACCGCCGTCATCATCCAGGCGGCCGAGCGGCTGGATCTTGCCAACCTTTCGGTCTTTTGTAACCACGTCCTGACGCCGCCGGCCATGGCGCGGGTGCTGGAGGCATGCCCGGCGCCCCTGATCGATGGCTTCATCGGACCCTCCCATGTCAGCGCGGTGATCGGCAGCCGTCCGTATGAGATCTTTGCCGGGGAGCGGGGGCGGCCGGTCGTGATCGCGGGTTTCGAGCCGCTCGATGTCATGCAGTCGGTCCTTATGTTGATCCGGCAGATAAACGAAGGCCGCACCGAGGTCGAGAACCAATACACGCGCGCGGTGAGTCGTGGCGGTAATCTCCGTGCGCAGGCGCTGGTGGCCGAGGTTTTCGAGCGGCGTGAAAGTTTTCCTTGGCGAGGTCTGGGCGATATCCCCGAAAGCGCGCTCCGTATTCGGCCGCGTTATGCTCGCTTTGATGCGGAACGGCGTTTCGATATCCCCATGCGGCATGGCGTCGACCACAAGGGTTGCGCGTGTGGCGAGATTTTGGCGGGGCGCAAGGAGCCGGCGGATTGTAAATTGTTCGCGGGCGCGTGCACGCCGGACCATCCGCTCGGCGCGTGCATGGTGTCGTCCGAGGGCTCTTGCGCGGCCGCCTATACCTACGGGCGCCACCGTCCGCGCACGCGCACAGCGCGTGCGCCCGCCGTGCGGGAGGTCGGATGA
- a CDS encoding HypC/HybG/HupF family hydrogenase formation chaperone, with translation MCLAVPACVESLMDGDRAVVSLEGLKREISVALVPEIAIGDYVIVHVGYALSRLDPDEAQRTLALFAEIGGDACAS, from the coding sequence ATGTGTCTTGCGGTACCGGCGTGCGTGGAGAGTTTGATGGATGGCGACCGGGCGGTCGTCTCTCTGGAGGGCCTCAAGCGCGAGATCTCGGTGGCGCTTGTGCCCGAGATCGCGATTGGTGACTATGTGATCGTGCATGTGGGCTATGCCCTCAGCCGGTTGGATCCTGACGAGGCGCAACGGACCTTGGCCTTGTTTGCCGAGATCGGAGGTGACGCGTGCGCTTCGTAG
- the hypF gene encoding carbamoyltransferase HypF, whose translation MAASAPFAREAFVRRRIHVKGLVQGVGFRPFVYGLAHGLGLSGTVRNRGDGVEIEVQGPGVLVDRFGDRLASEPPPLARIDAIDMEVLAPRSDDGVFHIATSEAGVVRTGPPPDAAVCVPCLRELFDTDDRRYRYPFVNCTNCGPRTTIIRALPYDRLATSMAEFALCPQCRSEYEDPANRRFHAQPVACPVCGPRLQMLDGSGRPREDLDAIAAAWAILRDGGILAVKGLGGFHLMGDATQPSVVARLRALKRRPTRPFAVMAANLPSARMWVDVSGGEMLLVSAARPIVLLPRREEAASVVERIAPGLTTLGVLLPYTPAHYLLFHEAADRPRGIAWLDRAQAALWICTSANRTGAPLMTDSDEVREGLGAEVDGILTHDRTIVARADDSVVRPRAQQPIIVRRARGYADAAFAADAGPPVLALGADLKNTVCIIHERRGYLSPHIGDLGHPDARRALSGAIDRLAGLIGTRPAVVVHDLHPDGYGGVLARRLADEWGADIAGVQHHHAHIAAVAAEHKFAGRLLGWALDGFGWAPGNAAWGGELLLLEGSRVARVGHLRPLALTGLDQAAREPWRVAAAVLVEMGRAEEVARRFGVDRARAIEAVVARSGRTTSAGRLFDAVAALLGGPICITYEGEAAMWLEGVARRHGPCGAWRGGYRIASRELDMRPLLARLVDEPDAGRGAALFHATLAHGLAAMAAQYARDQEVMAVALGGGCFGNEILSTMVRAYLAAAGIMVLEAQSLPSNDGGISAGQAWVALRAQRGE comes from the coding sequence TTGGCGGCGTCTGCTCCCTTTGCGCGCGAGGCTTTCGTCCGGCGTCGGATCCACGTCAAGGGCCTCGTCCAGGGTGTGGGGTTTCGGCCGTTTGTTTATGGTCTGGCCCATGGCCTTGGCCTGAGCGGCACTGTGCGTAATCGTGGTGATGGAGTGGAGATCGAGGTGCAAGGGCCGGGCGTGCTCGTCGATCGTTTTGGTGATCGTCTGGCCAGCGAGCCACCACCGCTTGCGCGCATAGACGCCATTGACATGGAGGTCTTGGCACCGCGCAGCGATGACGGGGTGTTCCACATTGCCACAAGCGAGGCCGGAGTAGTCAGGACCGGTCCACCTCCCGACGCCGCCGTGTGCGTGCCATGCCTGCGCGAACTGTTTGACACGGATGACCGGCGGTATCGCTACCCATTCGTGAACTGCACCAATTGCGGCCCGCGAACCACAATTATTCGGGCGTTGCCTTACGACCGCTTGGCGACATCCATGGCTGAATTTGCATTATGTCCACAATGTCGAAGCGAGTATGAGGACCCCGCGAATCGCCGATTCCACGCCCAGCCCGTGGCCTGCCCGGTATGTGGGCCGCGCCTACAGATGCTGGATGGATCGGGGCGGCCGCGTGAGGATCTGGACGCGATTGCCGCGGCATGGGCCATACTGCGTGATGGCGGCATCCTCGCCGTCAAAGGACTCGGTGGCTTCCATCTGATGGGTGACGCCACGCAGCCGTCGGTCGTCGCGCGCCTGCGGGCATTGAAGCGAAGGCCAACGAGGCCGTTTGCGGTTATGGCGGCCAATTTGCCTTCGGCGCGGATGTGGGTCGATGTCAGCGGTGGCGAGATGCTGTTGGTATCCGCGGCGCGCCCCATTGTGCTCCTTCCAAGACGCGAGGAGGCCGCCAGCGTGGTGGAGCGGATTGCGCCCGGACTGACCACCTTGGGTGTCTTGTTGCCTTATACCCCAGCGCATTACCTGCTCTTTCATGAGGCCGCGGACAGGCCCCGCGGCATCGCATGGCTCGATCGGGCGCAGGCTGCTCTCTGGATATGCACGTCGGCGAATCGGACGGGGGCGCCGTTGATGACCGATAGTGACGAGGTCCGTGAGGGGCTCGGAGCGGAGGTGGACGGCATACTCACGCATGACCGGACCATAGTCGCGCGTGCCGACGATTCGGTGGTGCGGCCGCGTGCCCAGCAGCCGATTATTGTGCGCCGCGCGCGCGGTTATGCCGACGCGGCATTCGCGGCCGACGCCGGGCCTCCGGTGCTGGCGCTTGGCGCCGATCTCAAGAATACCGTATGCATCATCCATGAGCGCCGCGGGTACCTCTCGCCACACATCGGTGATCTCGGCCATCCGGATGCGCGTCGTGCCCTCTCTGGGGCGATAGATCGGCTGGCCGGTCTCATCGGTACGCGACCGGCGGTCGTGGTCCATGATCTCCACCCGGATGGTTATGGGGGAGTGCTCGCGCGTCGCCTGGCCGATGAGTGGGGCGCCGACATTGCGGGTGTGCAACATCATCATGCCCACATTGCCGCGGTGGCGGCCGAACACAAATTTGCGGGGCGGTTGCTCGGATGGGCACTCGACGGATTTGGGTGGGCGCCAGGGAATGCCGCCTGGGGTGGAGAACTCCTGCTTCTTGAGGGGTCGCGGGTGGCGCGTGTCGGACATCTGCGGCCGCTAGCGCTTACCGGGCTCGATCAGGCCGCGCGCGAACCTTGGCGCGTGGCCGCCGCCGTGTTGGTCGAGATGGGCCGTGCCGAGGAGGTCGCGCGGCGTTTCGGAGTGGATCGCGCCCGGGCGATCGAGGCGGTTGTGGCGCGCAGTGGCCGCACCACGAGCGCGGGGCGGCTGTTCGATGCCGTCGCGGCGCTGCTTGGCGGGCCCATTTGCATAACCTACGAAGGCGAGGCCGCCATGTGGCTCGAGGGCGTGGCGCGACGCCACGGGCCGTGCGGCGCCTGGCGCGGGGGCTATCGTATCGCATCCCGCGAGCTTGATATGCGGCCGCTTCTGGCGCGTCTCGTAGACGAGCCGGACGCGGGTCGCGGGGCCGCGCTCTTTCATGCCACGCTGGCGCACGGCCTGGCCGCCATGGCGGCGCAGTATGCCAGGGATCAGGAGGTAATGGCGGTTGCACTGGGCGGGGGATGTTTCGGTAACGAGATACTCTCGACGATGGTTCGCGCGTACCTTGCCGCCGCGGGCATTATGGTATTGGAGGCCCAGAGCTTACCCTCCAATGACGGTGGTATCAGCGCAGGTCAGGCGTGGGTTGCCCTGCGCGCTCAGAGGGGGGAATAA